A region from the Salvelinus fontinalis isolate EN_2023a chromosome 23, ASM2944872v1, whole genome shotgun sequence genome encodes:
- the LOC129821128 gene encoding 1-phosphatidylinositol 3-phosphate 5-kinase-like isoform X7: MAADDKSSSSSSTLDWSVAPPISPGSPSHLTHFKPLTPEQDEPPLRSAYSSFVNLFRFNKEEGRPPSVTEKPDVVVASPTGERRNWTIPAHSIHGSGAHRKQHHDLLRRTSTASEGRRKSETPLGTHDPRTAVQLRTALKRLKEIMEGKSQDSDLKQYWMPDSQCKECYDCNEKFTTFRRRHHCRLCGQIFCSRCCNQEIPGKFMGYTGDLRACTYCRKIALSYSHSADSGSIGEDLSALSDSSPCSTCVLEPSEPRTPVGGRKASRNIFLEEDLAWQRKTPIGMRKNLIHQESQNSGMNSRRSTLQEDGGKSPIRKRSASVTNLSLDRSGSSMVPSYDSSVSPQTSRAMPKPDHSEEERKILLDSSQLKDLWKKICHNTTGMEFQDHRYWLRTYPNCIVGKELVNWLLRNGTISTRAQAIAIGQALVDGRWLDCVTHHDQLFRDEYALYRPLQSTDFSETPSPDSDSVNSLEGHSEPSWFKDIKFDDSDTDQVADENDYVMPSTPNSSSPSKRTSVSSFQSAVDSDSAASINLNMEQDNVNFHIKKQSKYPHVPPHPTEQKEYLVSEDGGQNISISDAFIKESLFNRRVEEKAKEMLFTPLGWHHSSLDQLREENGEKKAMERLLSANHSHMMALLQQLLYSESLSLSWRDIIVPVVRQVVQTVRPDVRSCDDDMDIRQLVHIKKIPGGKKFDSAVVNGFVCTKNIAHKKMNSYIKNPKILLLKCSIEYLYREETKFTCIDPIVLQEREFLKNYVQRIADVRPNLVLVEKTVSRIAQDMLLEHGITLVINVKPQVLDRVSRMTQGDLVMSMDQLLTKPRLGTCQKFYLHSFQLANNELKTLMFFEGCSPQLGCTIKLRGASEYELARVKEIIVLMVCVAYHSQLEISFLMDEFAMPPSLAKTNSFPCLLESTTVEEEESQENGTDQSTLSQGGETVLGEEEEKASLGKSVSDSSSPKDVHGVKVNKKHFLSSSSSLGAEGVESAEVMTSTPLSNRQVLPPPVSPPYLIDDLEELADEIGSGSGVLGRGESREESSGSETPPRLFRDPLQDDTGMFVTEQVASTDDRLKTLTAGFKQELKDIILCISPFITFREPFLLTPAGLRCPSRDYFPEKVYLSPLLNKDFKELDCRRKRQLLKDSAPSGGGIANGVPPPRPIQVLPSHHLTSARIADQLGSSQDLAKMLADYRAQGGRLRQEADPFTQPLPQPPVREAPPPKHPVKADSEEEKPAGQNEMTWASKLDCLNPVNHQRLCVLFSSSSAQSNNSPNPCVSPWIVTMEFYGKNDLTLGIFLERYCFRPSYQCPSMFCETPMVHHVRRFVHGSGCVQIVLKELDSPVPGYQHTILNYSWCRICKQVTPVVPLSNDSWSMSFAKYLELRFYGHQYTRRANAEPCGHSIHKDYHQYFSYNQMVASFSYISVRLLEICLPPPKIFIRNQGPSKGSMQQDLKDFSQKVNQVYLAIEDRLTSLKTDTFSKTREEKMEDLFAQKDMEEAELRSWIEKLQARLQACGSDSPQQLQTVLESVVVKKQSLCETLQSWNSRLQDLFQQEKGRKRLSVPASPGRHRQTDDSKTSVLESSPRNPSPVVQNGDKEDRHLTTLPSSSGSSLLTLPSPGEPGSEPLSSGPSFPDQDSVSIPEDVFDGHLLGSNDSQVKEKSTMKAILANLLPGNSYNPIPFPFDPDKHYLMYEHERVPIAVCEREPSSIIAFALSCKEYKTALDELSKTTGKAGGEDTTQTISSGESRAKNSPAKPNETASSQMGPCRSSMDADPLKDADIGDKHKKSAGNPHIELQFSDANAKFYCRIYYAEEFHKMREEIMDSTEDDFVRSLSHCVNWQARGGKSGAVFYATEDDRFILKQMPRLEVQSFLDFAPHYFTYITGAVQQKRPTALAKILGVYRIGYKNSQNNSEKKLDLLVMENLFYGRKMAQVFDLKGSLRNRNVKTDSGKESCEVVLLDENLLKLVHDNPLYIRAHCKAILRAAIHSDAYFLSSHLIIDYSLLVGRDDTTDQLVVGIIDYIRTFTWDKKLEMVVKSTGILGGQGKMPTVVSPELYRSRFCEAMDKYFLMVPDHWTGLGVNC; this comes from the exons gagacctgcgGGCCTGCACCTACTGCCGTAAGATCGCTCTGAGCTACTCCCACTCTGCAGACTCTGGCTCCATAGGGGAGGACCTGTCTGCTCTGTCTGACTCCTCCCCCTGCTCCACCTGCGTCCTGGAGCCCAGCGAGCCTCGCACCCCGGTCGGTGGACGGAAGGCCAGCCGCAACATCTTCCTAGAGGAGGACCTGGCCTGGCAGAG AAAAACTCCCATTGGGATGAGAAAGAA TTTGATTCACCAGGAGTCTCAGAACAGTGGCATGAATTCTAGACGGAGCACGCTACAAGAGGATGGAGGCAAGTCCCCAATAAGGAAGCG GTCAGCCAGTGTGACCAACCTGTCCCTCGACCGGTCTGGCTCCTCCATGGTGCCCTCCTATGACAGCTCAGTGAGCCCCCAGACCAGCAGGGCCATGCCAAAACCTGACCACAgcgaagaggagaggaagatacTGTTG GACTCGTCCCAGCTCAAAGACCTGTGGAAGAAGATTTGTCACAACACTACTGGTATGGAGTTCCAGGACCACCGCTACTGGCTCCGTACATACCCCAACTGCATTGTGGGGAAGGAGTTGGTCAACTGGCTGTTAAGGAATGGAACTATCTCCACCAG GGCACAGGCGATAGCCATTGGTCAGGCTCTGGTAGATGGTCGTTGGTTGGACTGTGTCACTCACCACGACCAACTGTTCAGAGATGAGTATGCTCTCTATCGCCCACTCCAG AGCACAGACTTCTCTGAGACCCCGTCTCCTGACAGTGACAGTGTCAACTCTCTGGAGGGACACTCAGAACCTTCCTGGTTTAAAGACATCAAGTTTGACGACAGTGACACAGACCAGGTGGCTGACGAGAATGACTATGTCATGCCCAGTACGCCCA acTCGTCCAGTCCTAGTAAGAGGACGTCAGTCAGCAGTTTCCAGTCAGCGGTGGACAGTGACTCTGCTGCCTCCATCAATCTCAATATGGAGCAGGACAATGTCAACTTCCACATCAAGAAACAGTCCAAGTACCCTCATGTACCCCCGCACCCTACGGAGCAGAAAG AGTACCTGGTCTCAGAGGACGGAGGACAGAATATCTCCATTAGCGACGCCTTCATCAAAG aGTCCCTGTTTAACCGTCGTGTGGAGGAGAAGGCTAAAGAGATGCTGTTCACTCCTCTGGGCTGGCACCACAGCTCCCTGGACCAGCTCAGAGAGGAGAACGGAGAGAAGAAGGCCATGGAGAGGCTACT CTCTGCCAACCACAGTCACATGATGGCGCTGCTGCAGCAGCTGCTGTACAGTgagtccctgtccctctcctggcGTGACATCATTGTTCCCGTGGTGAGGCAAGTGGTGCAAACGGTGCGGCCGGACGTTCGCAGCTGTGATGATGACATGGACATCAGACAACTGGTCCACATCAAGAAG attccTGGAGGGAAGAAGTTTGACTCTGCCGTAGTGAATGGCTTTGTCTGTACCAAGAACATTGCCCACAAAAAG ATGAACTCGTACATCAAGAACCCCAAGATCCTGCTGCTGAAGTGTTCCATAGAGTATCTCTATCGAGAGGAGACCAAATTCACCTGCATTGACCCCATCGTGCTTCAG GAGCGTGAGTTTCTGAAGAACTATGTGCAGCGTATAGCGGACGTGCGTCCCAACCTGGTGCTGGTAGAGAAGACCGTGTCTCGTATCGCTCAGGACATGCTGCTGGAGCACGGCATCACATTGGTCATCAATGTCAAACCA CAAGTCTTGGACAGGGTGAGTCGTATGACCCAGGGGGACCTAGTCATGTCCATGGACCAGCTGCTCACGAAGCCTCGACTGGGAACCTGCCAAAAGTTCTACCTACACTCTTTCCAGCTGGCCAACA ATGAGTTGAAGACTCTCATGTTCTTTGAGGGCTGCTCTCCCCAGCTGGGCTGTACCATAAAGCTTCGCGGGGCGTCTGAGTACGAGCTGGCCAGGGTTAAAGAGATCATCGTCCTCATGgtgtgtgtggcctaccactcccAGCTAGAGATATCCTTTCTCATGGATGAGTTCGCCATGCCTCCCAGCCTGGCCAAGACCAACTCCTTCCCCTGTCTCCTGGAGAGCACTActgttgaggaggaggagagccagGAAAATGGGACCGACCAGAGCACCCTCTcccagggaggagagactgtgctgggggaggaggaggagaaggcttCCCTTGGGAAATCTGTATCAGATTCCTCCTCGCCTAAAGATGTCCATGGTGTAAAAGTAAACAAAAAACActtcctgtcctcctcttcctccttgggGGCTGAGGGGGTGGAGTCAGCAGAGGTCATGACATCCACGCCGTTGTCCAATCGCCAGGTGCTGCCACCTCCAGTGTCCCCACCCTATCTTATTGATGACCTGGAGGAGTTGGCAGATGAGATTGGGTCGGGGTCGGGGGTTCTGGGGAGGGGTGAGTCGCGGGAGGAGAGCTCGGGTTCGGAGACGCCCCCCAGGCTGTTCAGAGACCCCCTGCAGGATGACACAGGGATGTTTGTCACAGAGCAG GTGGCCTCAACGGACGACCGTCTCAAGACGCTTACGGCAGGCTTCAAACAGGAGCTGAAGGACATCATCCTTTGTATCTCCCCCTTTATCACCTTTAGAGAGCCCTTCCTCCTCACGCCTGCTGGCCTACGCTGCCCCAGCAGAGACTACTTTCCTGAAAAG GTGTACCTCTCCCCGCTGCTCAACAAGGACTTCAAAGAACTAGACTGTCGACGTAAGCGACAACTCCTCAAAGACTCCGCCCCGTCAGGTGGAGGCATCGCCAACGGAGTCCCTCCCCCCCGCCCCATCCAGGTGTTACCCTCCCACCACCTTACCAGCGCCCGCATTGCAGATCAGCTGGGCAGCAGCCAGGACCTGGCCAAGATGCTGGCGGACTACCGTGCCCAGGGGGGCCGCCTCCGGCAGGAGGCAGACCCCTTCACCCAGCCCCTACCTCAGCCACCAGTCCGGGAGGCTCCACCGCCCAAGCACCCCGTCAAGGCTGATAGTGAGGAAGAGAAGCCAGCAGGACAGAACGAAATGACCTGGGCCTCCAAG CTGGACTGCCTGAACCCGGTGAACCACCAGAGACtgtgtgttctgttcagcagcTCCTCAGCCCAGTCCAACAACTCCCCCAACCCCTGCGTCAGTCCCTG GATTGTCACGATGGAGTTCTACGGAAAGAATGACCTCACACTAGGAATATTCCTAGAGAGATACTGTTTCAG GCCATCCTATCAGTGCCCTAGTATGTTCTGTGAGACTCCCATGGTGCACCATGTGCGGCGGTTTGTCCATGGCAGTGGCTGTGTTCAGATCGTACTGAAGGAGCTGGACTCTCCTGTGCCTGGATACCAACACACCATCCTCAACTACTCCTGGTGCCGCATATGCAAACAG GTGACTCCTGTGGTGCCCCTGTCCAATGACTCGTGGTCCATGTCCTTTGCTAAGTACCTGGAGCTGAGGTTCTATGGTCACCAGTATACCAGGAGGGCTAATGCTGAACCCTGTGGCCACTCCATCCACAAAGACTACCACCAGTACTTCTCCTACAACCAGATGGTGGCCTCATTCAG CTACATCTCAGTGAGACTGCTGGAGATCTGCCTCCCTCCTCCTAAGATCTTCATCAGGAACCAGGGGCCATCCAAGGGAAGCATGCAGCAGGACCTCAAGGACTTCTCACAGAA GGTGAATCAGGTGTACCTGGCCATAGAGGACCGCCTCACCTCCCTGAAGACGGACACCTTCAGCAAGACACGCGAAGAGAAGATGGAGGACCTGTTTGCACAGAAAGAC ATGGAGGAGGCAGAGCTGCGTAGCTGGATAGAAAAGCTGCAGGCTCGTCTCCAGGCTTGTGGTAGTGACTCTCCCCAGCAGCTCCAGACTGTACTGGAATCAGTGGTAGTGAAGAAACAGAGCCTGTGTGAAACACTGCAGTCCTGGAACAGCAG GCTGCAGGACCTGTTCCAGCAGGAGAAGGGCAGGAAACGTCTGTCTGTCCCAGCCAGCcctgggagacacagacagacagacgacagcAAG ACCAGTGTTCTGGAGTCTTCTCCACGCAACCCCTCTCCTGTGGTACAAAATGGTGACAAAG AGGACCGTCACCTCACTACCCTGCCCTCGAGCTCGGGGTCGTCATTGCTAACGTTACCATCACCAGGGGAACCAGGCTCAGAACCCCTCTCGTCTGGACCATCCTTTCCTGACCAGGACTCTGTCAGCATCCCAgagg ATGTGTTTGATGGACACCTGTTGGGCTCCAATGACAGCCAGGTGAAAGAGAAGTCCACCATGAAGGCAATTCTAGCCAACTTGCTGCCAGGCAACAGTTACAACCCCATCCCATTCCCATT TGACCCAGACAAGCATTACCTGATGTATGAGCATGAGAGAGTGCCCATagccgtgtgtgagagagaacccAGCTCCATCATTGCATTCGCTCTCAG CTGTAAGGAGTATAAGACCGCTCTGGATGAGCTGTCAAAGACAACGGGGAAGGCTGGAGGCGAGGACACCACCCAAACCATCAG CTCCGGAGAGAGCCGGGCCAAGAACAGCCCAGCCAAGCCCAATGAGACGGCCTCCTCCCAGATGGGTCCGTGCCGCAGCAGCATGGACGCTGACCCTCTCA AAGATGCAGACAtaggagacaagcacaagaagTCAGCCGGAAACCCTCATATCGAATTAC AGTTCTCTGATGCCAATGCTAAGTTCTACTGCAGGATCTACTATGCAGAGGAGTTCCACAAGATGAGAGAGGAGATCATGGACAGTACGGAGGATGACTTTGTCCGCTCGCTCTCCCACTGCGTCAACTGGCAGGCCCGCGGCGGCAAATCTGGGGCCGTCTTCTACGCCACCGAAG ATGACCGATTCATCCTGAAGCAGATGCCCAGACTAGAGGTTCAGTCCTTCCTGGACTTTGCCCCTCACTACTTCACCTACATCACCGGAGCTGTGCAGCAGAAG CGACCCACTGCCCTGGCTAAGATCCTGGGTGTGTACCGGATCGGCTACAAGAACTCCCAGAACAACTCTGAGAAGAAGCTGGATCTGCTGGTCATGGAGAACCTGTTCTATGGCAGGAAGATGGCCCAGGTGTTCGACCTCAAGGGTTCTCTGAGGAACCGCAATGTTAAGACCGACTCTGGGAAGGAGAGCTGTGAG GTGGTTCTGCTGGATGAGAACCTACTGAAGCTGGTCCATGACAACCCTCTGTACATCAGAGCCCACTGCAAGGCCATCCTGAGGGCGGCCATACACAGTGATGCCTACTTCCTGTCTAGTCACCTGATCATAGACTACTCTCTGCTGGTTGGACGAGATGACACCACAGACCAGCTGGTGGTGGGAATCATAG ATTACATTCGGACATTCACATGGGATAAGAAGCTGGAGATGGTGGTGAAATCCACAGGGATCCTGGGAGGGCAAG GTAAGATGCCCACAGTGGTGTCTCCGGAGCTGTACCGATCCCGTTTCTGTGAGGCCATGGACAAATACTTCCTCATGGTGCCTGACCACTGGACAGGTCTAGGGGTCAACTGCTAA